A single genomic interval of Gouania willdenowi chromosome 22, fGouWil2.1, whole genome shotgun sequence harbors:
- the LOC114456429 gene encoding LOW QUALITY PROTEIN: homeobox protein Nkx-2.4-like (The sequence of the model RefSeq protein was modified relative to this genomic sequence to represent the inferred CDS: deleted 2 bases in 1 codon) translates to MSLSPKHTTPFSVTDILSPIEETYKRFSGMDGTGNLTSPLGAYRQPQVSQTGMQQHSMGHNASVATTYHMPHTVSQFSHSAMGGYCNGSIGNMGELPSYQESMRNSAAATGWYSTNPDPRYSTISRFMGPSTGMNMTGMGSLTGMADASKAMPALHAAPRRKRRVLFSQAQVYELERRFKQQKYLSAPEREHLASMIHLTPTQVKIWFQNHRYKMKRQAKDKAAQLQQQQQQDGNLCQQQQQQQQSPRRVAVPVLVKDGKPCQNGSNTPTPNQQQVQQNQQQNGAVVLGSSTGGLGHQSQQQVNALELEEMSPSPPSLHSQINMGQIDTSAVDYTSNMVSSNLLYGRTW, encoded by the exons ATGTCGTTGAGCCCAAAGCACACAACGCCTTTTTCAGTGACAGATATTTTGAGTCCAATCGAGGAGACCTACAAGAGGTTCAGTGGCATGGACGGCACTGGGAACCTAACCTCTCCACTGGGAGCCTACCGGCAGCCTCAGGTGTCTCAGACCGGCATGCAGCAGCACTCCATGGGCCACAACGCCTCCGTGGCCACCACTTACCACATGCCGCACACCGTCTCCCAGTTCTCCCACAGCGCAATGGGAGGATACTGCAATGGAAGCATTGGCAACATGGGAGAACTCCCGTCGTACCAGGAAAGCATGCGGAATAGTGCAGCAGCAACAGGATGGTACAGCACCAACCCGGACCCAAGATACTCCACAA TTTCTAGATTCATGGGACCTTCCACAGGTATGAACATGACGGGGATGGGGAGCCTCACAGGGATGGCGGACGCCTCCAAAGCCATGCCAGCCCTGCACGCTGCGCCCAGGCGGAAGCGGCGCGTCCTCTTCTCCCAGGCGCAGGTCTACGAGCTGGAGCGGAGGTTCAAGCAGCAGAAGTACCTGTCGGCACCCGAGAGGGAGCACCTGGCCAGCATGATTCACTTGACTCCGACCCAGGTGAAGATCTGGTTCCAGAACCATCGGTATAAGATGAAGCGCCAGGCCAAAGACAAGGCGgcgcagctgcagcagcagcagcaacaggatGGAAACCTgtgccagcagcagcagcagcagcagcagtctcCCCGGCGCGTGGCCGTGCCAGTGCTGGTGAAGGACGGTAAACCGTGCCAGAACGGCTCCAACACGCCGACACCGAACCAGCAACAGGTGCAACAGAACCAGCAACAGAACGGAGCA GTGGTGCTCGGGTCCTCGACAGGCGGCCTAGGCCATCAGAGCCAGCAGCAGGTGAACGCTTTGGAGCTGGAGGAGATGTCCCCCAGCCCCCCCTCACTGCACAGCCAGATCAACATGGGCCAGATAGACACGTCTGCTGTAGATTACACCAGTAATATGGTCAGCTCAAACCTCCTGTACGGCAGGACGTGGTAG